Proteins co-encoded in one Bacillus paramycoides genomic window:
- a CDS encoding MgtC/SapB family protein, with product MDYTDLLIKLGLSAILGFAIGLERELKRKPLGLKTCLVISIISCLLTIVSIKAAYNLPHTDHMNMDPLRLAAQIVSGIGFLGAGVILRRGNDSIAGLTTAAMIWGASGIGIAVGAGFYIEAIFGMCFLMISVELIPLTMKFIGPRSFRQRDIAVKLVVRNMDNIPIVIEEIKEMDIKVKNMKLKTLENGSHYLHLKLCIDQKRHTADVYYALQHLESVQQTEVESM from the coding sequence ATGGACTATACCGATTTATTAATCAAACTAGGTCTCTCGGCTATTTTAGGGTTCGCCATCGGTTTAGAGCGCGAATTAAAACGGAAACCACTTGGTTTAAAAACTTGTTTAGTTATTTCTATCATTAGTTGCCTCCTGACGATTGTTTCTATTAAAGCGGCTTACAATTTACCACATACCGATCATATGAATATGGACCCACTTCGACTTGCCGCTCAAATTGTATCAGGAATCGGTTTTTTAGGTGCCGGTGTTATTTTACGTAGAGGAAACGATAGTATTGCAGGATTAACGACTGCCGCTATGATTTGGGGCGCTTCCGGTATCGGTATTGCTGTTGGGGCCGGATTCTATATAGAAGCAATTTTCGGGATGTGTTTCCTTATGATTAGTGTTGAACTTATACCATTAACAATGAAGTTTATAGGACCAAGATCATTTCGCCAACGTGATATTGCAGTAAAACTTGTTGTACGAAATATGGACAATATCCCAATTGTAATTGAAGAAATAAAAGAAATGGATATAAAGGTTAAGAATATGAAGCTCAAAACATTGGAGAATGGCTCACACTATTTACATTTGAAATTGTGTATCGATCAAAAAAGACATACTGCTGATGTTTATTACGCTCTCCAGCATCTTGAAAGTGTTCAACAAACTGAAGTGGAAAGTATGTAA
- a CDS encoding potassium channel family protein — translation MKSRPNLVDTFRDSIIFRLICFIIVLTAFSGFLIHRLEPSHFTTWFDGVWWSIVTIFTVGYGDFAPHTTMGKLIGMGIILLGTGFCSYYMVLFATEMINKQYMKIKGEEAATSNGHMIIVGWNERAKHVVKQMHVLQPNLDIVLIDETLSLLPKPFHHLEFIKGCPHHDQTLLKANITTAHTILITADKEKNESLADTQSILNILTAKGLNPNIHCIAELLTSEQIQNATRAGASEIIEGNKLTSYVITASLLFPSISGVLFSLYNEISDNKLQLMELPPSCAGQTFANCSYTLLKQNILLLGIKRDEQYMINPVHSFVLIESDILIVIHH, via the coding sequence TTGAAATCCCGTCCAAATTTAGTAGATACATTTCGTGATTCCATTATTTTTCGTTTAATCTGTTTTATCATTGTACTTACCGCTTTTTCTGGCTTTCTTATACATAGATTAGAACCATCCCACTTCACTACATGGTTTGATGGAGTTTGGTGGTCAATCGTTACTATCTTTACTGTTGGCTACGGTGACTTTGCCCCACATACAACGATGGGCAAACTTATCGGTATGGGTATTATTTTATTAGGAACAGGGTTTTGTTCTTATTATATGGTATTGTTCGCTACTGAAATGATTAATAAACAATATATGAAGATTAAAGGAGAAGAAGCTGCAACTTCTAACGGTCATATGATTATTGTTGGCTGGAACGAACGGGCAAAACATGTTGTAAAACAAATGCACGTTTTACAACCAAACCTTGATATCGTTTTAATTGATGAAACACTTTCTTTGCTTCCAAAACCATTTCATCATTTAGAATTTATAAAGGGTTGCCCTCATCATGATCAAACGTTATTAAAGGCTAATATTACAACAGCTCACACTATATTAATAACAGCCGATAAAGAAAAAAATGAAAGCTTAGCAGATACACAATCCATTTTAAACATTTTAACTGCAAAGGGGCTCAACCCAAACATTCACTGCATCGCTGAACTACTTACTTCTGAACAAATACAAAATGCAACGAGAGCTGGTGCATCAGAAATTATAGAAGGAAATAAATTAACGAGCTATGTAATTACCGCTTCACTTTTATTCCCTTCCATTTCAGGCGTACTATTCTCACTTTACAATGAAATCTCTGATAATAAATTACAACTGATGGAGCTTCCTCCGTCCTGCGCTGGACAAACTTTTGCAAATTGCAGCTATACTCTCTTAAAGCAAAACATTCTCTTACTAGGTATAAAGCGCGACGAACAATATATGATTAATCCGGTCCATTCCTTTGTTCTCATTGAAAGCGACATACTCATTGTTATTCACCATTAA
- a CDS encoding YugN-like family protein gives MIPIQSNLEGRTYALYKLEEIMKPLGYSIGGNWDYDKGCFDYKIDEEDGYQFLRVPFTAVDGELDVPGVIVRLGTPYILSHVYQDELDDHVNTLTAGTSGIDQFAEPKDPDGEVKRKYINIGKVLMQELEKHFLNGE, from the coding sequence TTGATTCCAATTCAATCAAATTTAGAAGGACGTACATATGCGTTATATAAGTTAGAAGAGATAATGAAGCCACTTGGATATAGCATTGGTGGTAATTGGGATTATGATAAAGGATGCTTTGATTATAAGATCGATGAAGAAGATGGCTATCAATTTCTGCGAGTGCCATTTACAGCAGTAGATGGAGAGTTAGATGTACCTGGTGTAATAGTTCGTCTTGGAACACCGTATATTCTTTCGCACGTATATCAAGACGAACTAGATGATCATGTAAATACGTTAACAGCCGGAACGAGCGGAATAGATCAATTTGCGGAGCCGAAAGATCCAGATGGAGAAGTGAAAAGAAAATATATCAATATTGGGAAAGTGCTCATGCAGGAACTAGAAAAACATTTTCTTAATGGTGAATAA
- a CDS encoding glucose-6-phosphate isomerase, with product MSTHVTFDYSKALSFIGEHEITYLRDAVKVTHHAIHEKTGAGNDFLGWVDLPLQYEKEEFARIQKCAEKIKNDSDILLVVGIGGSYLGARAAIEMLNHSFYNTLSKEQRKTPQVLFVGQNISSTYMKDLMDVLEGKDFSINVISKSGTTTEPALAFRIFRKLLEEKYGKEEARKRIYATTDKARGALKTLADNEGYETFVIPDDVGGRFSVLTPVGLLPIAVSGLNIEEMMQGAAAGHGDFSASELEENPAYQYAVVRNALYNKGKTIEMLVNYEPALQYFAEWWKQLFGESEGKDQKGIFPSSANFSTDLHSLGQYVQEGRRDLFETVLKVGKSTHELTIESEENDLDGLNYLAGETVDFVNTKAYEGTLLAHSDGGVPNLIVNIPELNEYTFGYLVYFFEKACAMSGYLLGVNPFDQPGVEAYKKNMFALLGKPGFEELKAELEERLK from the coding sequence ATGAGTACACATGTAACGTTCGACTATTCTAAAGCGTTATCCTTCATCGGTGAACATGAAATCACTTATTTACGTGATGCAGTGAAAGTAACACATCATGCAATCCACGAAAAAACTGGAGCTGGGAACGATTTCCTTGGGTGGGTAGACCTTCCGCTTCAATATGAAAAAGAAGAATTTGCTCGCATTCAAAAATGCGCAGAAAAAATTAAAAACGACTCTGACATTTTACTTGTTGTAGGTATCGGTGGTTCTTACTTAGGAGCACGTGCAGCAATCGAAATGTTAAACCATTCTTTCTACAACACACTTTCTAAAGAACAACGTAAAACTCCACAAGTGCTATTTGTTGGACAAAACATTAGCTCCACTTATATGAAAGATTTAATGGACGTATTAGAAGGTAAAGACTTCTCTATTAACGTTATTTCCAAATCAGGTACAACAACAGAGCCTGCACTAGCATTCCGTATTTTCCGTAAGTTATTAGAAGAGAAATATGGAAAAGAAGAAGCTCGCAAACGTATTTATGCAACTACAGATAAAGCACGTGGTGCATTAAAAACATTAGCTGATAACGAAGGTTACGAAACATTCGTTATTCCAGATGATGTTGGAGGACGTTTCTCTGTATTAACGCCGGTTGGTTTATTACCAATCGCAGTAAGTGGATTAAATATTGAAGAGATGATGCAAGGTGCAGCTGCTGGTCATGGTGACTTCAGTGCATCAGAACTAGAAGAAAACCCAGCTTACCAATATGCAGTAGTCCGTAATGCTTTATATAATAAAGGAAAAACAATTGAAATGCTTGTTAACTATGAGCCCGCACTTCAATACTTCGCTGAATGGTGGAAACAGTTATTTGGTGAAAGTGAAGGAAAAGATCAAAAAGGTATTTTCCCATCTTCAGCTAACTTCTCAACTGACTTACACTCATTAGGTCAATACGTTCAAGAAGGTCGTCGTGACTTATTTGAAACAGTTCTGAAAGTAGGAAAATCTACACATGAACTAACAATCGAATCAGAAGAAAACGATTTAGATGGATTAAACTACCTTGCTGGTGAAACTGTAGACTTCGTAAACACAAAAGCATACGAAGGTACATTACTTGCACATAGCGATGGTGGAGTACCGAACTTAATCGTAAATATCCCTGAATTGAATGAGTACACATTCGGTTACCTTGTATACTTCTTCGAAAAAGCATGTGCGATGAGCGGCTACTTATTAGGAGTAAATCCATTTGACCAACCAGGAGTAGAAGCATACAAGAAAAACATGTTTGCTTTACTTGGTAAACCAGGGTTTGAAGAGTTAAAAGCAGAATTAGAAGAACGTTTGAAATAA
- a CDS encoding DUF378 domain-containing protein: MSTLQRIALVFTVIGAVNWGLIGFFQFDLVAAIFGGQNSALARIIYGIVGISGLINLGLLFKPSENLGTHPETNEIR; this comes from the coding sequence ATGAGTACACTACAACGTATCGCATTAGTCTTTACTGTAATTGGCGCTGTGAACTGGGGACTAATCGGGTTCTTCCAGTTTGACTTAGTGGCAGCCATCTTCGGTGGACAAAATTCAGCTCTTGCACGTATTATTTACGGCATCGTCGGTATTTCTGGGCTTATCAATCTTGGTTTACTCTTTAAACCATCAGAAAATCTTGGCACTCACCCAGAAACGAACGAAATTCGCTAG
- the yugI gene encoding S1 domain-containing post-transcriptional regulator GSP13 produces the protein MSEQYTTGVVVTGKVTGIQDYGAFVALDAETQGLVHISEITNGYVKDIHDFLKVGDTVEVKVLSIDEEHRKMSLSLKAAKRKQGRILIPNPSKDGFNTLREKLTEWIEESELTK, from the coding sequence ATGTCAGAACAATATACAACAGGAGTGGTTGTAACAGGGAAAGTGACTGGGATTCAAGATTACGGTGCATTTGTAGCGTTAGATGCAGAAACACAAGGACTTGTGCATATATCTGAAATTACAAATGGATATGTAAAGGATATTCATGATTTTTTAAAAGTCGGCGATACAGTAGAAGTAAAAGTACTTTCAATTGATGAAGAACACAGAAAAATGAGTTTATCGTTAAAAGCGGCGAAAAGAAAACAAGGACGGATTCTTATACCGAATCCATCTAAGGACGGATTTAATACGCTGCGAGAAAAGCTAACAGAATGGATTGAAGAGTCCGAGTTAACAAAGTAA
- a CDS encoding aminotransferase, whose product MKQFELSRAAESLQPSGIRKFFDLAANMKGVISLGVGEPDFVTPWNVRQACIRSLEQGYTSYTANAGLLELRQEIAKYLKKQFAVSYDPNDEIIVTVGASQALDVAMRAIINPDDEVLIIEPSFVSYAPLVTLAGGVPVPVATTLGNEFKVQPEQIEAAITAKTKAILLCSPNNPTGAMLNKSELEEIALIVEKYNLIVLSDEIYAELVYDEVYKSFANIKNMREHTILISGFSKGFAMTGWRLGMIAAPVHFSELMLKIHQYSMMCAPTMSQFAALEALRAGNDEVIRMRDSYKKRRNFMTTSFNEMGLTCHVPGGAFYVFPSISSTGLSSAEFAEQLLLEEKVAVVPGSVFGESGEGFIRCSYATSLEQLMEAMKRMERFIENKKRTKHNTFCP is encoded by the coding sequence ATGAAGCAATTTGAACTATCTAGAGCAGCAGAATCGTTACAACCATCAGGTATTCGAAAGTTTTTCGATTTAGCAGCAAATATGAAAGGTGTTATTTCTCTTGGAGTAGGAGAGCCTGACTTCGTTACACCTTGGAATGTGAGGCAAGCGTGTATCCGCTCTTTAGAACAAGGATATACGTCATATACAGCAAATGCAGGATTATTGGAGCTCCGTCAAGAAATAGCAAAGTATCTAAAAAAACAATTTGCAGTATCTTATGATCCAAACGATGAAATCATTGTTACAGTTGGAGCGAGTCAGGCGTTAGATGTAGCGATGCGCGCCATTATAAATCCTGATGATGAAGTACTCATTATTGAACCAAGTTTCGTTTCTTATGCACCGCTTGTAACATTAGCTGGAGGAGTTCCGGTTCCGGTGGCGACTACTTTAGGAAATGAGTTTAAAGTACAACCAGAACAAATTGAAGCAGCTATTACAGCAAAAACAAAGGCGATTTTACTTTGTTCACCAAATAATCCAACAGGTGCGATGTTAAATAAATCCGAGCTGGAAGAAATAGCGTTGATTGTTGAGAAGTACAATTTAATCGTATTATCTGATGAAATTTATGCAGAGCTTGTATACGACGAAGTATATAAAAGTTTTGCGAATATTAAAAATATGCGCGAGCATACGATTTTAATTTCAGGATTTTCAAAAGGATTTGCGATGACAGGATGGCGCCTCGGCATGATTGCAGCTCCTGTTCACTTTTCAGAACTAATGCTCAAGATTCACCAATATTCTATGATGTGTGCCCCGACAATGTCTCAGTTTGCAGCACTTGAAGCGTTACGTGCGGGAAATGATGAAGTAATTCGAATGAGAGACAGTTATAAGAAACGACGTAATTTTATGACGACATCTTTCAATGAAATGGGATTAACATGTCATGTGCCGGGCGGAGCATTTTATGTCTTTCCTTCCATTTCTTCAACTGGACTATCTTCGGCGGAATTTGCAGAACAGTTATTACTAGAAGAAAAAGTGGCTGTTGTACCTGGAAGTGTATTTGGCGAAAGTGGTGAAGGATTTATTCGTTGTTCATATGCAACATCACTTGAACAGCTTATGGAAGCAATGAAGAGAATGGAACGGTTTATAGAGAATAAAAAAAGGACAAAACACAATACGTTTTGTCCATAA
- a CDS encoding Lrp/AsnC family transcriptional regulator, producing the protein MVTEKELELLACLEKSSRLTVDTLAKLLNIEVEEVKKMVEKLEAEKIIVDYVTHIDWTKVKEHTGLTAMIDVKVTPKHGVGFDAVAEQIYRYSEVKSVYLMSGTYDLSITLEGKTMGEVAMFVSEKLATIESVVSTTTHFILKKYKHEGIIYEKNDDDKRIVVTP; encoded by the coding sequence ATGGTGACAGAAAAGGAATTAGAATTATTAGCTTGTCTTGAAAAAAGTAGTCGATTAACTGTAGATACATTAGCGAAGCTGTTAAATATAGAAGTAGAAGAAGTAAAGAAAATGGTTGAAAAATTAGAAGCGGAAAAGATTATCGTGGATTATGTAACACATATCGATTGGACGAAGGTGAAAGAACATACTGGTTTAACGGCGATGATCGATGTGAAAGTTACGCCAAAGCACGGCGTTGGGTTCGATGCGGTTGCTGAACAAATTTATCGCTACTCAGAAGTAAAGTCTGTGTATTTAATGTCAGGGACATACGATCTTTCTATTACGTTAGAAGGAAAGACAATGGGAGAAGTAGCTATGTTTGTTTCTGAGAAATTAGCAACAATTGAGTCCGTCGTTTCTACGACAACGCATTTCATTTTGAAGAAGTATAAGCATGAGGGAATTATTTATGAAAAAAACGATGATGATAAGCGAATTGTGGTGACACCATGA
- a CDS encoding 2-hydroxyacid dehydrogenase, with amino-acid sequence MHDKAKGDGTVKPKVYIAEPVPTFVEKYLSEHCDYEKWEKNEKVPRDVLLEKIQDKDGLLNFGSAINEELLEAAPNLKVVSNISVGYDNFNLQAMEKRNVIGTNTPYVLDDTVADLVFALMLSAGRRVCELDSYVKNGEWNAEIGKEHFGLDVHHSTIGIIGMGRIGEAVAKRAKFGFDMDVLYYNRRRKEEAEQKFDATYCDLQTLLKQSDFIVLLTPLTDETYHLIGEKEFSLMKETAIFINASRGKTVDEEALIHALTEKKIFAAGIDTFTQEPIQQDNPLLSLQNVVTLPHIGSATLKTRQQMAMTAAENLVAGLQGKTPPNIVRA; translated from the coding sequence ATGCATGATAAAGCGAAAGGGGATGGAACCGTGAAACCAAAAGTTTATATTGCTGAGCCAGTTCCAACATTTGTAGAAAAATATTTATCAGAACACTGTGATTATGAAAAATGGGAGAAAAATGAGAAGGTACCTCGTGATGTCCTATTAGAGAAAATACAAGATAAAGATGGTTTATTAAATTTTGGATCTGCTATTAATGAAGAATTATTAGAGGCAGCTCCTAACTTAAAAGTAGTGAGCAACATTTCTGTCGGTTACGATAATTTTAATTTACAAGCGATGGAAAAGCGAAATGTAATCGGAACGAATACACCATATGTATTAGATGATACAGTAGCTGACCTTGTTTTTGCTCTTATGTTATCTGCTGGTCGCCGTGTTTGCGAACTTGACTCCTACGTAAAAAATGGTGAATGGAATGCCGAAATTGGAAAAGAGCACTTCGGGCTGGATGTACACCATAGTACAATCGGCATTATCGGAATGGGCCGAATTGGTGAAGCCGTTGCAAAACGAGCAAAATTCGGATTTGATATGGATGTTCTTTATTATAACCGTCGCCGTAAAGAAGAAGCGGAGCAAAAATTCGATGCTACATATTGTGATTTACAGACGCTACTAAAGCAATCTGACTTTATTGTTCTTCTTACTCCATTAACAGATGAAACGTATCATCTTATCGGAGAAAAAGAATTTTCATTAATGAAAGAAACAGCAATCTTCATTAATGCTTCTCGCGGGAAAACAGTCGATGAAGAAGCGTTAATTCATGCCTTAACAGAAAAGAAAATCTTTGCAGCAGGCATCGATACTTTTACACAAGAGCCGATTCAACAAGACAATCCGCTCTTATCCTTACAAAATGTTGTTACTTTACCACACATCGGATCTGCAACATTAAAAACTAGGCAGCAAATGGCTATGACAGCCGCTGAAAATTTAGTCGCTGGATTACAAGGAAAAACACCGCCTAATATTGTTCGCGCATAA
- a CDS encoding alpha/beta fold hydrolase — MNHEYACPYFTFSTRGTTVHYELYEHDNKTERPTFVLVHGFLSSSFSYRRLIPLLSKEGTVLALDLPPFGKSDKSHLFKYSYHNLATVIIDLIEHLSLSKIVLVGHSMGGQISLYVNRIRPELISKTILLCSSSYLARAALPLLYSSYLPFFHLYVKNWIIRRGIVHNLMNVVHDHSLIDDEMKEGYSAPFYDNRIFPALTRMIRDREGDLSSTELQKIETPTLLIWGEKDRVVPVHVGHRLHKDLPNSKFISYENTGHLLPEEKPEHVYEEIIAFSAQ; from the coding sequence ATGAATCACGAATATGCTTGTCCTTATTTCACTTTTTCCACTCGCGGCACTACTGTTCATTACGAATTGTATGAACATGACAATAAAACAGAACGTCCTACTTTCGTACTCGTTCACGGCTTTTTATCTTCCTCATTCAGCTACCGCCGTCTTATCCCTTTACTATCGAAGGAAGGAACAGTACTAGCTCTTGATTTACCACCGTTCGGTAAAAGTGATAAGTCGCATCTATTTAAGTATTCTTATCACAACTTAGCAACGGTTATTATCGATTTAATTGAACACTTATCTCTCTCCAAGATTGTATTAGTTGGGCATTCTATGGGTGGGCAAATTTCTCTTTATGTAAACCGTATACGTCCTGAATTAATCTCAAAGACAATTTTACTATGTAGCTCTAGCTATTTAGCACGTGCAGCTTTGCCTTTGCTATATTCTTCTTATTTACCGTTCTTTCATTTATATGTAAAAAACTGGATTATCCGACGCGGCATCGTTCATAACTTAATGAATGTCGTTCATGATCACTCATTAATTGATGATGAAATGAAGGAGGGTTACTCCGCTCCTTTTTACGACAATCGTATATTCCCCGCTTTAACTCGTATGATACGCGATCGTGAAGGTGACTTATCTTCAACTGAATTACAAAAAATCGAAACACCTACGCTACTCATTTGGGGTGAAAAAGATCGCGTCGTCCCTGTACATGTAGGTCATCGTCTACACAAAGATTTACCGAATTCGAAATTTATTTCTTACGAAAATACAGGGCATTTACTACCTGAAGAAAAACCTGAACATGTTTATGAAGAAATTATCGCTTTTTCTGCGCAATAA
- a CDS encoding YugE family protein: MGAYEKMIEVVKNWDPFQMGPEFYETEASDVVNVVSVFDDPKYIAKKIQHIYFMSFEEVPALEKCEKLAVELLVIKEGGSCSL; encoded by the coding sequence ATGGGTGCATATGAAAAGATGATAGAGGTTGTGAAGAATTGGGATCCGTTTCAAATGGGACCGGAGTTTTATGAAACAGAAGCGAGTGATGTTGTGAACGTCGTAAGTGTGTTTGATGATCCAAAATACATCGCAAAGAAGATTCAACATATATACTTTATGTCTTTTGAGGAAGTACCTGCGCTTGAAAAATGTGAGAAGTTAGCTGTGGAATTACTTGTAATAAAAGAAGGCGGAAGTTGTTCATTGTAG
- a CDS encoding MalY/PatB family protein produces MQLFHKTINRRGTHSIKWDTYKNEELIHAWIADMDFEVPQPIQTALKKRIEHPIFGYTLPPENIGDIICNWTKKQYNWDIQKEWIVFSAGIVPALSTSIQAFTKENESVLVQPPIYPPFFEMVTTNNRQLCVSPLQKQNDTYAINFEHLEKQFQQGVKLMLLCSPHNPIGRVWSKEELTQLGALCTKYNVIVVADEIHSDIIYANHTHTPFASLSEELAARTITCMAPSKTFNIAGLQASIIIIPNEKLRQTFTSIQYRQGFHGLNTFAYTAMQSAYTECNDWLNEIRLYIEDNAQFACKYIKDHIPALSVTKPEGSFLLWIDCSRLQLSQNERTTLLEEKGKIIVEPGEKYGLGGEEHIRINIGCPRSVLEEILNRLRHTFSL; encoded by the coding sequence ATGCAACTATTTCATAAAACAATCAATCGCCGTGGAACTCATAGTATAAAATGGGATACATATAAAAACGAAGAACTTATCCATGCTTGGATTGCTGATATGGACTTTGAAGTACCACAACCAATTCAAACTGCTTTAAAGAAACGTATCGAACATCCTATTTTCGGCTATACACTTCCACCTGAAAATATTGGAGATATTATTTGTAACTGGACAAAAAAACAGTACAACTGGGATATTCAAAAAGAATGGATTGTCTTTAGCGCAGGAATCGTTCCGGCTCTTAGTACGAGCATACAGGCCTTCACAAAGGAAAATGAATCCGTTCTCGTACAACCGCCTATTTATCCCCCATTTTTCGAAATGGTTACAACAAACAATAGACAATTATGCGTGAGTCCATTACAGAAACAAAATGATACATATGCAATAAACTTCGAGCATTTAGAAAAGCAATTCCAACAAGGCGTCAAACTTATGCTTCTTTGTAGTCCTCATAATCCAATCGGGCGTGTTTGGTCAAAAGAGGAACTCACACAGCTTGGCGCGTTATGTACGAAATATAATGTAATCGTTGTAGCGGATGAAATTCATTCCGATATTATTTACGCAAATCATACACATACACCCTTCGCTTCCTTATCAGAAGAATTAGCAGCGCGTACCATTACTTGTATGGCTCCGAGTAAAACATTTAATATTGCTGGATTACAAGCATCGATTATTATCATTCCAAACGAAAAACTCCGTCAAACCTTTACCTCTATCCAATATAGACAAGGTTTTCACGGATTAAATACATTCGCCTATACAGCGATGCAAAGTGCTTATACAGAATGTAACGATTGGCTAAATGAAATTCGATTATATATAGAAGATAATGCTCAATTTGCTTGTAAATATATTAAAGATCACATACCTGCTCTTTCTGTAACAAAGCCAGAAGGTAGCTTTTTGTTATGGATTGATTGCTCTCGCCTACAACTTTCTCAAAACGAACGTACCACATTGCTTGAGGAAAAAGGGAAAATCATCGTTGAGCCTGGTGAAAAATACGGATTAGGCGGCGAAGAACATATTCGAATTAACATCGGCTGTCCAAGATCTGTTTTAGAAGAAATTTTAAATAGACTGCGCCATACGTTTTCTTTATAG
- the sodC gene encoding superoxide dismutase [Cu-Zn]: protein MKKRLFFSCCLIFLMAGCDQGKPKEIDVKLHNASGDEVGTAKVVQQTSGVKITIKGEGFTPGPHGIHVHEIGECKAPRFESSGNHFNPDNKKHGLLNPKGTENGDLPNVIADGSGKIKAEIDAPHITLEEGKTTIHRKDGASIIITENADDGMTQPTGKSGDRIACGVIVKKASDMKKK, encoded by the coding sequence ATGAAAAAACGGCTTTTTTTCAGTTGTTGTTTAATATTTCTGATGGCAGGTTGTGACCAAGGAAAGCCGAAAGAAATTGACGTGAAATTACATAATGCTTCAGGCGATGAGGTTGGGACTGCGAAAGTAGTGCAGCAAACAAGCGGAGTGAAAATTACGATTAAAGGGGAAGGGTTCACACCTGGCCCGCACGGTATACATGTACACGAAATCGGTGAGTGTAAAGCACCACGATTTGAATCATCTGGGAATCATTTTAATCCTGATAATAAAAAGCATGGACTCCTTAATCCGAAGGGTACAGAAAACGGTGATTTACCAAACGTAATTGCAGACGGTTCTGGGAAAATTAAAGCAGAAATCGATGCGCCGCACATAACGCTTGAAGAAGGAAAAACGACGATTCATAGAAAAGATGGAGCGTCTATTATTATTACAGAAAATGCTGACGATGGTATGACACAACCGACAGGTAAATCAGGTGATCGAATTGCTTGTGGTGTTATTGTAAAAAAAGCGTCGGATATGAAGAAAAAGTAA
- a CDS encoding kinase-associated lipoprotein B, with the protein MRETFEIGEIVTGIYKTGKYIGEVTNSRPGSYVVKVLAVLKHPVQGDLHNVKQADVPFFHERRALAFREQTNIPEQMVKKYEGEIPEYTESLKLALENQMNSFSEDDSPFAVRSLETLEQLKKDYKL; encoded by the coding sequence ATGAGAGAAACATTTGAAATTGGCGAAATCGTTACTGGTATTTATAAAACTGGAAAATACATCGGCGAAGTTACAAATAGCCGTCCTGGCAGTTACGTCGTAAAAGTATTAGCTGTTTTAAAACATCCAGTGCAAGGTGACTTACATAACGTAAAACAAGCAGACGTACCATTTTTCCATGAAAGACGTGCTTTAGCTTTCCGTGAACAGACGAACATTCCAGAGCAAATGGTGAAGAAATATGAGGGAGAAATTCCAGAGTATACAGAGTCACTCAAATTAGCATTAGAAAATCAAATGAATTCATTTTCTGAAGATGATTCACCTTTTGCGGTTCGTAGTCTAGAAACATTAGAGCAGTTAAAAAAAGACTACAAACTTTAA